The Flavobacterium commune genome contains a region encoding:
- a CDS encoding aminotransferase class I/II-fold pyridoxal phosphate-dependent enzyme has translation MVKDLFERIQSNKGPLGKWASQAEGYFVFPKLEGELGPRMKFAGKDILNWSLNDYLGLANHPEVRQADTDAAIQFGAAYPMGARMMSGHTTYHEQLEKELAEFVMKESAYLLNFGYQGMVSIIDALVTKNDIIVYDVDSHACIIDGVRLHMGKRFTYKHNDLESMEKNLQRATKMAKETGGGILFITEGVFGMRGQQGKLKEIVAMKEKYNFRLLVDDAHGFGTLGKTGAGAGEEQGCQDGIDVYFSTFAKSMANIGAFVAADKDVIDYLKYNLRSQMFAKALPMIQTIGSLKRLELLRKSSEIKDKLWVNVNALQNGLKEKGFNIGDTNTCITPVYLEGSIPEAMVMVNDLRENYGIFLSIVVYPVIPKGIILLRMIPTASHTIEDINETLTAFEAIREKLVNGTYKAIAEKTTVNVDAEA, from the coding sequence ATGGTAAAAGATTTATTCGAAAGAATTCAGAGCAATAAAGGACCGTTAGGAAAATGGGCTTCGCAAGCAGAAGGATATTTTGTATTTCCAAAATTAGAGGGAGAACTAGGGCCTAGAATGAAGTTTGCTGGAAAAGATATTTTGAACTGGAGTTTGAATGACTATTTAGGTTTAGCGAATCATCCTGAAGTACGTCAGGCTGATACTGATGCTGCAATTCAGTTTGGTGCTGCCTACCCAATGGGAGCTCGTATGATGAGTGGGCATACTACTTATCACGAACAATTAGAAAAAGAATTGGCTGAATTTGTAATGAAAGAATCGGCTTATTTATTGAATTTTGGTTATCAGGGAATGGTGTCTATTATAGATGCTTTGGTGACTAAAAATGATATTATTGTGTATGATGTAGATTCGCACGCTTGTATTATTGATGGTGTTCGTTTGCATATGGGTAAGCGTTTTACTTACAAACACAATGATTTAGAGAGCATGGAGAAAAATCTGCAACGTGCTACTAAAATGGCTAAAGAAACCGGAGGAGGAATTTTATTTATTACCGAAGGTGTTTTTGGAATGCGTGGGCAACAAGGAAAGTTGAAAGAAATTGTTGCGATGAAAGAGAAATACAATTTCCGTTTGTTAGTTGATGATGCGCACGGTTTTGGTACACTTGGAAAAACAGGTGCCGGAGCAGGTGAGGAGCAAGGTTGTCAGGACGGAATTGATGTTTACTTCTCGACTTTTGCAAAATCGATGGCTAATATTGGTGCTTTTGTAGCTGCGGATAAAGATGTGATTGATTATTTGAAATACAATTTGCGTTCGCAAATGTTTGCTAAGGCGTTACCAATGATTCAAACTATTGGTTCTTTGAAACGTTTGGAATTGTTGCGTAAATCTTCTGAAATTAAAGATAAGCTTTGGGTGAATGTAAACGCATTGCAAAATGGTTTAAAAGAAAAAGGATTCAACATTGGGGATACTAATACCTGTATTACTCCGGTATATCTTGAAGGAAGTATTCCTGAAGCAATGGTGATGGTAAACGACTTGAGAGAGAACTACGGTATTTTCTTGTCTATTGTTGTTTATCCTGTTATTCCAAAAGGAATTATCTTGTTGCGTATGATTCCTACGGCTTCACATACTATTGAAGATATTAATGAAACATTGACTGCTTTTGAAGCTATCCGTGAGAAATTAGTAAACGGAACTTATAAGGCTATTGCTGAAAAAACTACAGTTAATGTTGATGCAGAAGCATAG
- a CDS encoding transporter produces MSQFKILLVLAISLLANYNYAQHTDEINSNRPGETMSAYAVGKSVIQVETGIYGIQESHRLLGYDANGYGADLTLRYGFLMEKLEVIADLQYQNQDFVNGFDQYTKSNLKQTVLGAKYLIYDPYKNYEKKINVYSWKANHAFNWRQLIPAVSVFAGANLTLKNNPYAFSPDAMISPKAMLITQNHLGDGSWVFVTNIIADYIGTDYPSYGYIITLTKGISRKWSGFIENQGYKSDFYSDAVMRGGAAFLLNKNMQIDASISHNLKDTPSIFYGGVGFSWRYDTNYKEVRINLDDAPSQPRSVRKAAKRDQKRKDAIE; encoded by the coding sequence ATGTCTCAATTTAAAATTTTATTAGTCTTAGCTATAAGTCTTTTAGCCAATTACAATTACGCTCAACATACCGACGAGATTAATTCCAACAGACCCGGCGAGACCATGTCGGCTTATGCAGTTGGGAAATCGGTAATACAGGTAGAAACCGGTATTTACGGCATTCAGGAAAGTCATCGATTGCTGGGATACGATGCTAACGGCTATGGAGCCGACCTTACTTTACGCTACGGATTTTTGATGGAAAAACTAGAAGTAATTGCTGATCTTCAATATCAGAATCAGGATTTTGTAAATGGTTTTGACCAATACACCAAATCAAACTTAAAACAAACGGTTTTAGGAGCCAAATACCTGATTTATGATCCTTATAAAAATTACGAAAAAAAAATCAACGTTTATAGCTGGAAAGCCAATCATGCTTTTAATTGGCGTCAATTAATTCCCGCAGTTTCTGTTTTTGCAGGTGCTAATTTGACGTTGAAAAACAATCCCTATGCTTTTTCTCCCGATGCGATGATTTCGCCAAAAGCCATGTTGATTACTCAAAATCATTTAGGTGACGGTTCCTGGGTTTTTGTAACCAATATCATTGCCGATTACATTGGAACCGATTATCCCAGTTATGGCTACATCATTACTTTAACCAAAGGAATTAGCCGAAAATGGTCCGGATTCATAGAAAATCAAGGATACAAAAGCGATTTTTACAGCGATGCCGTTATGCGTGGCGGTGCTGCTTTTTTACTAAACAAAAATATGCAAATAGACGCTTCCATAAGCCATAATTTAAAAGACACTCCTAGCATTTTCTATGGAGGCGTTGGTTTTTCATGGCGATATGACACTAATTACAAAGAAGTCCGAATCAACCTGGACGACGCTCCTTCACAACCCAGATCAGTTCGAAAAGCAGCCAAAAGAGATCAAAAACGAAAAGACGCAATAGAATAA
- a CDS encoding GTP cyclohydrolase has protein sequence MITVKEITTKKELTEYIKFPFSLYKDNEFWVPPLIADELETFDKTKNPAFENAEAYFYLAYKNNEIAGRITAIINWAEVNGQQKKKVRFGWFDVINDINVTEALLEKVYELGRKNDLEYVEGPMGFSNLDKVGVLTEGFDQLGTMITWYNHPYYANHFEQLGYVVEKEYIESKFPFSNVQPEFFQKANELVKKRYQLKALNFKSTKEIMPYVDKMFDLFNTSYANLSSFVAISDVQKEYFKKKYISFINPEYIKFVEDKDQNIIAFSIVMPSFSRALQKANGKLFPFGLFHLLKAKKHSKDVLFYLIGVHPEYQNKAVTAVIFNEYYETFRAKGIENCFRTPELADNVAIHNLWKHFDPKVHCRRKTFRKDL, from the coding sequence ATGATTACAGTAAAAGAAATTACAACCAAAAAAGAACTAACCGAATATATTAAATTCCCTTTTTCCTTATACAAAGACAATGAATTCTGGGTTCCGCCATTAATTGCGGACGAATTAGAAACTTTTGACAAAACTAAAAATCCGGCTTTTGAAAATGCCGAAGCTTATTTTTACCTCGCCTACAAAAACAACGAAATTGCGGGCCGTATTACTGCTATTATCAATTGGGCAGAAGTAAACGGACAGCAAAAGAAAAAAGTGCGTTTTGGCTGGTTTGATGTTATTAACGACATCAACGTAACCGAAGCTTTACTGGAAAAAGTATATGAATTAGGCCGAAAAAATGACTTGGAATATGTTGAAGGTCCAATGGGATTTTCAAATCTGGACAAAGTTGGGGTCTTAACCGAAGGCTTTGACCAACTGGGCACCATGATTACCTGGTATAACCATCCGTATTATGCAAATCATTTTGAACAACTAGGCTATGTGGTTGAAAAAGAATACATCGAAAGTAAATTTCCTTTTTCAAACGTGCAACCTGAGTTTTTCCAAAAAGCAAACGAGTTAGTTAAAAAGCGTTACCAGTTAAAAGCTTTGAACTTTAAATCGACTAAGGAAATCATGCCTTATGTGGACAAGATGTTTGATTTATTCAATACTTCTTATGCTAATTTATCTTCCTTTGTCGCTATATCCGACGTGCAAAAAGAATATTTTAAAAAGAAATACATCAGCTTCATTAATCCGGAGTACATCAAATTTGTTGAAGACAAAGACCAGAATATCATTGCATTCAGTATTGTAATGCCTTCTTTTTCCAGAGCCTTACAAAAAGCTAACGGAAAGTTATTTCCTTTTGGACTGTTTCATTTGCTAAAAGCAAAAAAACACAGCAAAGACGTACTTTTCTACTTAATTGGAGTACACCCGGAATACCAAAACAAGGCAGTAACAGCCGTTATTTTTAACGAATATTACGAAACTTTTAGAGCAAAAGGCATCGAAAACTGTTTCAGAACCCCTGAACTGGCCGACAACGTAGCTATTCACAATCTTTGGAAACATTTTGATCCAAAAGTACATTGTCGTAGAAAAACTTTTAGAAAAGATCTTTAA